A genomic segment from Malaclemys terrapin pileata isolate rMalTer1 chromosome 1, rMalTer1.hap1, whole genome shotgun sequence encodes:
- the LOC128833996 gene encoding olfactory receptor 52E4-like gives MSDSNTTNFTNPSTFILLGIPGLEAAYIWISIPFCAMYTIAMLGNFTILFIVKREPSLHEPMFYFLCMLAITDLVISTSTVPKMLSIFWFNSREISFSGCLTQMYFIHSFSAMESGILVAMAFDRYVAICNPLRYSMILTNSVVAKIGLAVVLRSGILALPYPFLARQWPYCRTNIIPHSYCGHMAVVKLACTDIRISSYYGLFDLFSEIGMDVFFITVSYTQILRAIFRLPTKDARLKTFGTCISHLCAILALYIPDLFSSLTQRFGQNVPLHFLVLIVSVYLLVPPVLHPIIYGVRTKQIRGRLLQLFTHKET, from the coding sequence atgtcagattccaacacaaccaacttcaccaacccctccaccttcatcctgctgggcattcctggcctagAAGCAGCCTATATCTGGATCTCCATTCCCTTCTGCGCTATGTACACCATAGCTAtgttggggaacttcaccatcctgttcatcgtgaagagggagccgagcctccatgagcccatgttcTATTTCCTCTGTATGCTGGCCATCACCGACCTGGTCATCTCCACCTCAACTGTACcgaaaatgctgagcatcttctggttcaattccagggagatcagtttcagtggctgcctcacccagatgtacttcattcactCCTTCTCAGCGATGGAGTCTGGAATCCTcgtggccatggcttttgatcgctatgtggccatctgcaATCCTCTGAGATATTCCATGATCCTGACAAACTCTGTTGTGGCCAAGATAGGCCTGGCGGTGGTGCTGCGCAGTGGCATACTCGCATTGCCCTATCCCTTCCTGGCGAGgcagtggccatattgcagaaccaacatcatcccccactCGTATTGTGGGCATATGgctgtggtgaagctggcctgcaCTGACATCCGCATCAGTAGTTACTATGGCCTGTTTGATCTTTTCTCTGAGATCGGAATGGATGTGTTTTTTATTACCGTGTCCTATACTCAGATCCTCCGGGCCATCTTCCGCCTCCCCACAAAAGATGCCCGGCTCAAAACTTTTGGGACCTGTATCTCTCATCTTTGTGCGATCTTAGCTTTGTACATCCCAGATTTATTCTCCTCTCTAACGCAGCGGTTTGGCCAAAATGTGCCACTGCACTTCCTTGTTCTCATTGTCAGTGTGTACCTGCTAGTGCCCCCTGTGCTACACCCCATCATTTacggggtgaggaccaaacagatccggggcaggctgctccagctctttACTCATAAAGAGACTTAA